A genomic window from Pseudomonas argentinensis includes:
- the yejK gene encoding nucleoid-associated protein YejK codes for MPIRHCIVHLIDKKPDGTPAVLHARDSELGASQAIENMLADLNDSYNAKQGKAWGFFHEESGAYPFSGWLKTYLEDGEDFTAFSRQAVEHLQKLMEESNLSTGGHVLFAHYQQGMTDYLAIALLHHSEGVAVNDALDVTPAKHLDLGQLHLAARINISEWRNNKQSKQYISFIKGKNGKKVSEYFRDFIGCQEGVDSPSETRTLLKAFSDFVESEDLPEEQARAKTDTLVDYATSQAKMGEPMTLEELSGLIDEERPKAFYDHIRNKDYGLSPEIPADKRTLNQFRRFTGRAEGLSISFEAHLLGSKIEYDEASDTLTIRNLPTQLTDQLKRRKD; via the coding sequence ATGCCGATCCGTCACTGCATCGTCCACCTGATCGACAAGAAGCCCGATGGCACGCCCGCCGTGCTGCACGCCCGCGACAGCGAACTGGGCGCCTCCCAGGCCATCGAGAACATGCTGGCCGACCTCAACGACAGCTACAACGCCAAGCAGGGCAAGGCGTGGGGCTTCTTCCACGAGGAATCCGGCGCCTACCCCTTCAGTGGCTGGCTGAAGACCTACCTGGAAGACGGCGAGGATTTCACTGCCTTCAGCCGCCAGGCCGTCGAGCACCTGCAGAAGCTGATGGAAGAATCCAACCTGTCCACCGGCGGCCACGTGCTGTTCGCCCACTATCAGCAGGGCATGACCGACTACCTGGCCATCGCCCTGCTGCACCACAGCGAAGGCGTGGCGGTGAACGACGCGCTGGACGTGACCCCGGCCAAGCACCTGGATCTCGGCCAGCTGCACCTGGCGGCGCGCATCAATATCAGCGAGTGGCGCAACAACAAGCAGTCCAAGCAGTACATCTCGTTCATCAAGGGCAAGAACGGCAAGAAGGTCTCGGAGTACTTTCGCGACTTCATCGGCTGCCAGGAGGGCGTCGACTCGCCCAGCGAAACCCGCACCCTGCTCAAGGCTTTCAGCGACTTCGTCGAAAGCGAGGACCTGCCCGAAGAACAGGCGCGGGCAAAGACCGATACCCTGGTCGACTACGCCACCAGCCAGGCCAAGATGGGCGAGCCGATGACCCTGGAAGAACTCTCCGGGCTGATCGACGAAGAACGCCCCAAGGCCTTCTACGACCATATCCGTAACAAGGATTACGGCCTGTCGCCGGAGATTCCCGCGGATAAACGCACCCTGAACCAGTTCCGCCGCTTCACCGGCCGCGCCGAGGGTCTGTCGATCAGCTTCGAGGCCCACCTGCTGGGCTCCAAGATCGAATACGACGAAGCCTCCGACACCCTGACCATCCGCAACCTGCCGACCCAGCTGACCGACCAGTTGAAACGCCGCAAGGATTGA
- a CDS encoding glutaredoxin family protein — MKRILLIIVVLAAWQHWDRLEPMLLGKPQQVAGQGEVILYATSWCGYCAQTREFLGERGIAYTELDIEKSPDARRAYDALGGRGVPVLKVNGTVIHGYNPQGILAAY, encoded by the coding sequence ATGAAACGGATTTTGCTGATTATCGTGGTGCTCGCCGCCTGGCAACACTGGGATCGCCTCGAGCCGATGCTGCTGGGCAAGCCGCAGCAGGTGGCCGGCCAGGGTGAGGTGATCCTCTACGCCACCAGCTGGTGCGGCTACTGCGCCCAGACCCGCGAGTTTCTCGGCGAGCGCGGCATCGCCTACACCGAGCTGGACATCGAGAAATCCCCCGACGCCCGCCGTGCCTACGATGCCCTGGGCGGTCGCGGCGTGCCGGTGCTGAAGGTCAATGGCACGGTGATCCACGGCTACAACCCGCAGGGAATCCTGGCGGCGTATTGA